The Methylomonas montana genome has a window encoding:
- the glk gene encoding glucokinase — MILAGDIGGTKTVLALIDRQADGSLSCIREQTFASGEFQTFEEILGLFLNGGPAVASACFGVAGPVVKQRCQTTNLPWLLDGEQLQAQLGTQRVRLLNDLEAMAIGMLYLQEQDFIELNPGAEPQTGNIAVIAAGTGLGEAMLYWDGDKYHPIATEGGHSDFAPQNQLQDQLLAYLRRQFPAHVSCERLLSGNGFSHLYDFLVENRFAPPCPAVPDATSDIEVDRNALISRLGIDGEDALCLEVVRLFAELYGAEAGNLALKTFSIGGVFIGGGIGPKIRSVLESGEFLQAFTAKGRFQPLLSRMSVKLALNPRTPLIGAMHYFDSQ; from the coding sequence ATGATTCTAGCCGGCGATATTGGCGGAACCAAAACGGTTCTGGCCTTAATCGACAGACAAGCCGACGGCTCGCTGAGCTGTATCCGCGAACAAACCTTTGCCAGCGGCGAGTTTCAGACCTTCGAGGAAATTCTGGGTCTATTCCTGAACGGCGGCCCGGCCGTGGCATCGGCTTGTTTCGGTGTGGCCGGACCAGTGGTGAAGCAGCGCTGCCAAACCACTAACCTGCCTTGGCTGCTGGACGGCGAACAACTGCAGGCCCAGCTCGGCACCCAACGCGTCAGACTGCTGAACGATCTGGAGGCGATGGCGATCGGCATGCTGTACTTGCAGGAACAGGATTTTATCGAGCTCAACCCCGGCGCCGAACCGCAAACCGGCAATATCGCGGTGATCGCCGCCGGCACCGGACTGGGCGAAGCGATGTTGTACTGGGACGGCGACAAATATCACCCGATCGCCACCGAAGGCGGCCATAGCGATTTCGCGCCGCAAAACCAACTGCAGGACCAGTTGCTGGCTTATCTGCGCCGGCAGTTTCCCGCACATGTCAGCTGCGAACGATTGTTGTCCGGCAACGGTTTCAGCCATCTCTACGATTTTTTAGTCGAAAACCGCTTCGCGCCGCCCTGCCCGGCGGTGCCGGATGCGACTTCCGATATAGAAGTGGATCGCAATGCCTTGATTTCTCGGCTGGGTATCGACGGCGAAGACGCCTTGTGCCTGGAAGTTGTACGGCTGTTCGCCGAATTGTACGGCGCCGAAGCCGGCAATCTGGCTCTGAAAACATTCTCTATCGGCGGCGTGTTTATCGGCGGCGGCATCGGTCCGAAAATCCGTTCCGTGCTGGAGTCTGGCGAATTCCTGCAAGCCTTCACCGCCAAAGGCCGGTTTCAACCGTTACTATCCAGAATGTCGGTGAAATTGGCATTGAACCCGCGCA